One window of Candidatus Bathyarchaeia archaeon genomic DNA carries:
- a CDS encoding ABC transporter ATP-binding protein, translating to MMEEDNILEINNLSVYYGGLRVVHNVSFNVRKGEVFALIGSNGAGKSSILSAIMGLSSYTGTIKFLGKKIDHLKTYQRIALGLTLAPESSAAIFSRFTVLENLLIGSYLNRAEREKMLERVFKLFPILKERMNQPADKLSGGERKMLLIGRALMSNPKLLLLDEVSLGLSPLITDKIYEACKEINSQGVTILLVEQNVWKALEFANRACIIEAGKITRVGKADELLDEESIRRAYLGL from the coding sequence ATGATGGAAGAAGATAATATATTGGAGATAAATAATTTGAGCGTTTATTATGGAGGTCTTAGAGTTGTACATAACGTTTCCTTTAATGTTAGGAAGGGGGAAGTTTTTGCTCTAATAGGATCTAACGGGGCTGGAAAATCAAGCATCCTTAGCGCGATTATGGGGCTCTCATCATATACTGGCACTATAAAATTTCTAGGAAAGAAAATAGATCATCTTAAAACCTACCAAAGAATAGCGCTTGGCTTAACCCTCGCGCCAGAAAGTAGTGCCGCTATCTTTTCCCGTTTTACAGTCCTAGAGAACTTATTGATTGGCTCATATCTAAATAGAGCAGAGAGGGAAAAAATGTTAGAAAGAGTCTTTAAATTGTTTCCTATACTAAAAGAGCGAATGAATCAACCTGCAGATAAATTAAGTGGAGGCGAGAGGAAGATGTTGCTTATTGGTAGGGCATTGATGTCTAACCCTAAGCTCCTCTTACTAGATGAAGTTTCATTAGGGCTGTCGCCTTTAATTACTGATAAAATCTATGAAGCTTGTAAGGAAATTAATTCGCAGGGCGTAACGATCCTTTTAGTAGAACAGAACGTGTGGAAAGCTCTTGAGTTTGCAAATAGAGCCTGTATAATTGAGGCTGGAAAGATAACTAGAGTGGGAAAGGCGGACGAATTACTAGATGAAGAGAGTATAAGAAGAGCTTATCTTGGCTTATAG
- a CDS encoding FAD-binding oxidoreductase — translation MTREVWVKELEDSLGSEKVSDNPAVLACYATLGSWDRRPSTMPRTKIIKCVCVPETVDDVQNIIRIANKYKLSIVPAVTDMMERWRAAPFSGFKPVIDIWVDLSRMDKIIEINIEEAYAVVEPGVSFYQLGQELEKHGYWVSCGSYPPTASVFARLSFFGQNLPTRIGDWILGYEIVLPDGSVRRTQGGEVGRWFRFHTNPFPIRMAELISMAPQLFGIITKCALVIRPKFERSEIMFVGFKDYESALKATTATARRFLQDGSFVWNWVAMLAKEAFLDPNFEKTSEYILHYTTRPPWDVPQGFYYNYMWAVFHGGEREVEARMKEFEDISKHFKGKIIAEREMEDTLPYTYRDVIESERDHKYGLGATIGHFAQAGGWFSLLLFSRHTVMPKIEQFLVRKFWEDYGINVPYYSERPHMGAHQPCYLRVLLRTDALEEIDPIYATYHNTMIASILRSILKEFHKDIFLDNFVGLWQYAESIKALSEIMPEIKVPDPPSDVAELIKLAYERVNVSFVPIISKIKRALDPDLIISPWSLLSYEPSFIKDLIKMGRLQVIPELLPPEVRG, via the coding sequence ATGACTAGAGAGGTTTGGGTTAAAGAACTTGAAGATTCCTTAGGCTCCGAGAAGGTCTCAGATAATCCCGCGGTGCTTGCATGCTACGCTACCTTGGGATCATGGGATAGAAGACCCTCAACGATGCCGCGAACCAAGATAATCAAATGTGTTTGCGTTCCTGAAACTGTAGATGACGTTCAGAATATAATTAGGATTGCCAACAAGTACAAGCTATCTATTGTGCCAGCGGTTACAGATATGATGGAACGTTGGCGGGCCGCACCTTTCAGCGGTTTCAAACCAGTGATAGATATATGGGTTGACCTCTCCCGAATGGATAAGATTATTGAAATCAATATTGAGGAGGCTTATGCCGTTGTTGAGCCCGGCGTAAGCTTTTATCAGCTCGGACAAGAGCTAGAGAAGCATGGATATTGGGTCTCATGTGGCAGTTATCCGCCGACAGCGTCAGTATTTGCTAGATTATCCTTCTTCGGGCAAAACCTTCCAACGCGTATAGGGGACTGGATTCTAGGTTATGAGATAGTTTTGCCAGATGGTTCAGTAAGAAGAACTCAGGGCGGAGAAGTAGGTAGATGGTTTAGGTTTCATACAAACCCCTTCCCTATTAGAATGGCTGAGTTAATATCTATGGCTCCTCAGCTATTTGGAATCATAACAAAATGCGCGCTTGTCATTCGACCGAAATTCGAGAGAAGTGAAATAATGTTTGTTGGTTTTAAGGACTATGAATCAGCGCTTAAAGCAACAACTGCCACCGCAAGGCGTTTTTTACAAGATGGTTCCTTTGTGTGGAATTGGGTTGCAATGCTAGCCAAAGAGGCGTTTCTAGACCCGAACTTCGAGAAGACCAGCGAGTACATACTTCATTATACCACTAGACCCCCATGGGATGTGCCCCAAGGCTTCTACTATAATTACATGTGGGCAGTATTTCACGGTGGTGAGCGGGAGGTGGAAGCAAGGATGAAAGAGTTCGAGGATATTTCAAAGCATTTTAAGGGGAAAATTATCGCAGAAAGAGAGATGGAAGACACCCTACCTTACACTTATCGCGACGTTATAGAGTCAGAGAGAGATCATAAATATGGGCTTGGAGCTACAATAGGCCATTTCGCTCAAGCAGGAGGATGGTTCTCACTTCTATTATTCTCAAGACATACAGTTATGCCAAAAATAGAGCAATTCTTGGTGCGCAAGTTCTGGGAGGATTATGGCATTAATGTACCATATTACTCAGAGCGACCGCATATGGGCGCGCATCAACCATGCTATCTTCGAGTGTTACTGAGAACAGACGCTTTAGAGGAAATAGATCCCATATACGCCACTTACCATAATACCATGATAGCCAGCATACTTAGATCTATATTGAAGGAATTCCATAAAGACATTTTTCTTGATAATTTTGTAGGGCTCTGGCAGTACGCTGAGAGTATAAAAGCGCTAAGCGAAATAATGCCTGAGATAAAGGTTCCTGATCCACCTTCTGATGTAGCCGAGCTAATAAAGTTAGCTTATGAAAGAGTAAACGTATCTTTTGTGCCAATTATATCAAAGATAAAAAGGGCTTTAGATCCAGATCTTATAATCTCACCGTGGAGCCTGTTAAGCTATGAACCCAGCTTTATAAAGGATCTAATAAAAATGGGGAGACTTCAAGTTATTCCTGAGCTACTACCTCCTGAGGTGAGGGGATAA
- a CDS encoding ABC transporter ATP-binding protein, translated as MLLRCEGLSKRFGGIVAVNNLSFDLKENEILGIIGPNGAGKTTVLNLISGFYKPSSGTIFFNGRRVDGLPPNIIARLGIARTFQIPRPFKNLTVFQNLLIAAINCGNFGSRSSAEKEVEKVLHMVGLEDKRNWPAGNLTSAELRRLELGRALCTKPRLLLADEVAAGLREHEIPEMLSVFKMLKDMGLSIIVVEHVMPFLMKIAERVIVMHLGEKLAEGTPEEVSKDTRVVEIYLGRRGA; from the coding sequence ATGCTGCTTAGATGCGAAGGATTATCGAAAAGGTTCGGCGGCATAGTAGCGGTTAATAATCTTAGTTTTGACTTAAAGGAGAATGAAATTTTAGGTATCATCGGCCCTAATGGGGCTGGTAAGACAACCGTACTGAATCTTATATCGGGTTTTTATAAGCCTTCTTCTGGCACTATATTTTTTAATGGACGAAGAGTAGATGGTCTACCTCCAAATATTATAGCTAGGCTTGGTATAGCCAGAACATTCCAAATTCCTCGCCCATTTAAAAATTTGACGGTCTTTCAAAATCTTTTAATAGCTGCGATCAACTGTGGTAACTTCGGTAGTAGGTCGTCTGCGGAAAAAGAGGTTGAAAAAGTATTACATATGGTGGGACTTGAAGATAAAAGAAATTGGCCTGCTGGAAATTTAACATCGGCCGAGTTAAGAAGATTAGAGTTAGGCAGAGCACTATGTACGAAACCGAGGCTGCTCCTAGCTGACGAAGTTGCTGCAGGACTAAGGGAACACGAGATTCCCGAGATGCTCTCTGTATTTAAAATGCTAAAAGATATGGGCTTATCTATTATAGTGGTCGAGCATGTAATGCCATTCTTGATGAAGATTGCTGAAAGAGTCATAGTTATGCATCTGGGTGAGAAACTTGCGGAAGGCACGCCCGAAGAAGTATCGAAAGATACTAGAGTTGTCGAAATATATTTGGGAAGGAGAGGAGCATGA